A region of the Candidatus Woesearchaeota archaeon genome:
GTATTGAACATATCGGTGATACCCTTGGGCTTAAGATCTTTTCACCCTTATGGCATATGCATCAAGAAGAAGAATTAAAGATGCTTATTGATAATAACTTTGTTGTTCTTATCGGAGCTATAGCCGCTGAAGGACTTGATGAACATTGGTTAGGAAGAAAACTTGACGCAATGATGATTGAAGACTTACGAAAATTGCACGAGAAATACGGTCTTAATATTGCGGGAGAGGGTGGCGAATTTGAAAGTCTCGTGCTTGACTGCCCGATGTTTCACAAGCGCATCGAGATTGTCAAAGCAACAACAACAATGGAGTCCGTTAACCGCGGAAGATATATTGTCCATGATGCCAGATTAGTATAGCTTATTGGCAATTTTGCCATAAGTCTTATATATTCTAAAACCTTTCTCCGCTCTAATGGTAACAGTTTCAGTTACAGACCTTTCTGCATATCTTTTTTGTCCTAGAACCCTCTACTTACGACGAGTGTTAAAAATTGTTCCTCCTCCTCGGGAAGTTATGGTTAAAGGAACAATTAAGCATGCCATAATAGATCTCATGAATCGGCGAGAGCAAACCATTGTGACTTCTGTGCGAAGATTTATTTCTTATCCAGAGGTCTATCATATTTATAAAACAACCTATGGAAAACTGTTACGTATGACCATACTCAATAATCATCCTGCCTTAGCTGCTGTCGGTATTAGTGATCAAGAGATGTTCCGCCTTGCATGGCCTATGGTTTTGCGTGAAACCGAAGAACGGGCTCAGCATCTTTTTCAGTTCGTGAAAACCAATCAAATCTTTGGTGAGGAACTGTGGGATCGTCTTGAACCGAAGATTAAGTCAGAATTAAGCATTACCTCTGACAAACTTCAATTAAATGGAGTCGTCGATCAGATTAGAATTTATCCTGATAAGATTGTTCCTTATGAACTCAAGAGTGGCAAAACTCCACCAGAAGGTGAAATCTGGAAGAGTCACAAAATACAATTGACCGGCTATGCGTTACTTTTGGAAGAATCCTTTGGAAGGCCAATTAACGAAGGGATTATTCGGTATCTGGATGCTGAACGTCGAACTTCTCACGAAGAGACTTTAGATGTAATACCATCAGTCCATGATGATCGCATCCTTGCTATCAATCCTTTTTTGCGTGATGAAGTGAAAGCATTAATTCAGAAAGTTCAAATCCTGCTTTCATCACCGATTGTTCCACCTAAATGTCCTGAAAAGAAAGGATGTAAAGAATGCATGGCAGACCGACTATCAAGTCCAAAAGAGAGTGCTCCTCTAGAATCATGATTCTCGTGATACTCTTATTCTATGATCTAAAAATGGTCGGTAAAATGCAATGACAACAAATGAGCGATATTGGGAAATAGATAGTTTACGTGGTATTGCCATTGTGATGATGGTTTTGTATCATCTCCTCTATGATCTTTCTTTTTTTGCGGGGTATGCAATAGAAGTTCTTTCAGGATTTTGGTTGTACTTTGCTCGGGCAACAGCAACCTTATTCTTACTTGTCGTAGGAATATCCCTTACCTTGAGCGCATACCATGCACGATCTCAGAATAAAAAATTATCTTTTGTAAAACAACTGAAGCGTGGTCTTTTTGTTTTCGCTTTTGGTCTTCTTATTACCCTAGCAACCAGGTTTATTTTTCCTGAACAGTATGTTCGTTTTGGTATTCTCCATCTTATTGGCGTCAGTATTATCCTTGCTTATCCATTTCTCTCCTTTGGTATTTTAAATCTCATTGGGGGAATGGCGATTATTGGAATCGGTTTTTTGTTGAAGCAGACGACCTTCTCATTTCCGTGGTTACTATGGCTGGGGTTTCGTCCTGAACATTTTGCAACAATTGATTATTTTCCTCTCTTTCCCTGGTTTGGCGTTGTCTTGATCGGAATCTTTTTAGGAAATCTACTCTACACCATGTCAGGTCGTCGTTTTTCATTCCCTGATTTTTCTTCGTTGTTTGCTGTTCGATTACTCAGTTTTCTTGGGAAACATTCTTTACTCATTTATCTGTTTCATCAACCGTTTCTCGTTCTTCTCCTCTCAGTTGTAGGAGTAGTTCCTGTATCACTCCTAATCCAGTAGCACTTGTCATCAATACGGATATTACCCTCACTGATTGGGTAAAACTCTACTTTTCGAGCAGTACCATTAGAGCCAGGTACCATCTCATTTTCATCAAATTCGTGTCTCCAAGGTGGTGGAGCACCAAATAGTCTCGTCAGTTCTTGGGTTAGCTCGTCAATAGACACGGTAGGTCCATGCATTTCAAGAAAGCCATAAAATGCCTGATTTACTTTTGGTTCTCTGGGAGAATAGACAAGATATTCTTTCATAGCCATGATCATCCCCTGGTATCTTTTTTGTAATCTTCTATCCCGTTATAATCAATAATTTGGGGAAAAGTCCATAAAGTTATAAATACTTTTTCTATTTTCTGTCTCAGATGTACCTGCTTAAAAAAATTCCTGAGGATTTTATTGTTCAAGAGAAGAAACAGCTCACGTTTATAGAAAACGGAACATATAGTTATTTTTTATTGCGGAAGTGTGATTATACAACTGAAAAGGCTGTTGCGTTAATCGCACAACAACTTCACCTGCCCAGAAAGCGTATTAATTATGCAGGAGCAAAAGATAGGTATGCATGTACTGAACAATATATCTCTATCCGTGGTTATGTTCCTCGATTTCAGGAAAAATCCTTTGGAGCAAATGGGAGTATCACCCTTCGCTATTTCGGCAGAGGAAATGAACGTTTGAATTTGGGAAGTCATGAAGGAAATGCTTTTGTGATTACAGTCAGAAATCTTGATTCTGCTGATATTGACCAGCTCCAACAGCAATTACTGGTACTTAAAGATATCAATTATCACTTACCGAATTATTTTGATGTACAGCGCTTTAGTTCCCAGAACATTGCCATCGGTATGGCATTACTTCATCAGAACATGGAACAAGCAGCAAAACTCATGAATCCTTCAGTTACCCATCCTTTCGAAGAACTTCGCAGAAACCCTAAACGGATTCTCCAGCTTTATGTGCACAGTGTCCAGAGTGTAATCTACAATCGTATGGTTACGTTGTTTCTTCAACAAAAAATCAGCAAATATGTAATAGTCAATGAGCTTCTTTTTCCTACAGAGCGGCTTTCTTCAGCAATCTATGCCGCTGGTGCTCCTCTTGTCGGATTTGGAACTCCCGATGAACTCGAAACATACGATCCTGAAATGATAGCGCTTATCCAAAAAATAATGCAGGAATATCAGGTAACCTTTCGTGACTTTATTGTACGAAAATTACCTGAAGCAAGCTCCGAGGGAACTTCTCGTCAGCTCTTTTTTGATGTTGCTTCACTGAAGACTGGTATTCCTGTATCTGATGAACTACATCCAGGGAAGAAGAAGGTGCAAATCTCTTTCATACTACCTCAAGGATCGTATGCAACCATTGTCATTAAATTTTTATGTTTATCAAGAAGCTAATTTGCTGTAGGAGGCAAAGCCCCATAGCTAACATTCATGGGTTTTCTTTCAAGCCGTTCTTCAGGAACATACGGTACCACTCTTAGAAGATTTAATGATTTGGGCATTTTATCTCAATTGCTTTTTCAAAACATTGTTCTAAATGACTTGGATAATAAAGCACAAAATCTCCAGCAGTCATTTGTAAATATTTACAGCCTCTTGGAAAAATTTTTAATAATGCAGAGATATTTGGTTTCCCAGGGAGTACTACCCAAACAGGGCATTTTATTTCTTTAAACAATTTATTTAAATGATCGTCTAACTCGTTAAAGCTGTATCCAATTACAAAAACTCTGCTTGCTTTTGTTAATTCGTTTTTTGCATTTTCCTGGGTAGTATCAAAGTACGCCTGAAAAGAGTTTATCAACTTCTTTTTTGTGCCATCATCTAGGGGCGGGATTATTATTTGTTCATATTTTATATCATTTTGTTTGAAACCAATATCATTTCCATAATCGCCCATCTTTTTTTTACAATCCGTATAACTTAGAAATTTTTTATTATCATTAGTGTAAATAAACAAAAAATCTTTTTTATGACTTTCTTTTTTACTTTGATCAACATAAGCATGACCACCATGAATCTTCAAGATTAAAGGATATTTTATCTCTTCATTATTTTTTTTAAATCCGCAATGAATATTCTTGAGTTTAGAAATAGAGGTCTTGTTTTCATAACATCCTCCAGGAAGTTCACGTTCTATTAAGTTATCATAGTTGGGAGTTATTATTGTATTCTTTTCTCTAATTATCTTTTTATAAAAATCTAATCTTTTTTTGTCTTTGAAGTATTTCAAATAATTGAGATATAGCATCCAGTTAA
Encoded here:
- a CDS encoding Dna2/Cas4 domain-containing protein — protein: MVTVSVTDLSAYLFCPRTLYLRRVLKIVPPPREVMVKGTIKHAIIDLMNRREQTIVTSVRRFISYPEVYHIYKTTYGKLLRMTILNNHPALAAVGISDQEMFRLAWPMVLRETEERAQHLFQFVKTNQIFGEELWDRLEPKIKSELSITSDKLQLNGVVDQIRIYPDKIVPYELKSGKTPPEGEIWKSHKIQLTGYALLLEESFGRPINEGIIRYLDAERRTSHEETLDVIPSVHDDRILAINPFLRDEVKALIQKVQILLSSPIVPPKCPEKKGCKECMADRLSSPKESAPLES
- the truD gene encoding tRNA pseudouridine(13) synthase TruD; this encodes MYLLKKIPEDFIVQEKKQLTFIENGTYSYFLLRKCDYTTEKAVALIAQQLHLPRKRINYAGAKDRYACTEQYISIRGYVPRFQEKSFGANGSITLRYFGRGNERLNLGSHEGNAFVITVRNLDSADIDQLQQQLLVLKDINYHLPNYFDVQRFSSQNIAIGMALLHQNMEQAAKLMNPSVTHPFEELRRNPKRILQLYVHSVQSVIYNRMVTLFLQQKISKYVIVNELLFPTERLSSAIYAAGAPLVGFGTPDELETYDPEMIALIQKIMQEYQVTFRDFIVRKLPEASSEGTSRQLFFDVASLKTGIPVSDELHPGKKKVQISFILPQGSYATIVIKFLCLSRS
- a CDS encoding DUF1624 domain-containing protein, with the protein product MTTNERYWEIDSLRGIAIVMMVLYHLLYDLSFFAGYAIEVLSGFWLYFARATATLFLLVVGISLTLSAYHARSQNKKLSFVKQLKRGLFVFAFGLLITLATRFIFPEQYVRFGILHLIGVSIILAYPFLSFGILNLIGGMAIIGIGFLLKQTTFSFPWLLWLGFRPEHFATIDYFPLFPWFGVVLIGIFLGNLLYTMSGRRFSFPDFSSLFAVRLLSFLGKHSLLIYLFHQPFLVLLLSVVGVVPVSLLIQ